Proteins encoded together in one Streptomyces sp. NA04227 window:
- a CDS encoding right-handed parallel beta-helix repeat-containing protein: protein MAQGTVQVTHTGTSRWRRRTGEYASLSAALEAASDGDVLTVAPGTYRENLVVRRAVTLRGSEGGAGSVRIAPSEGVPLTVCAPATVLGLQIEGQDGSAPALLIEDSTPELTGIRVVTRSAAGIEVRGGARPTVRQCTVDNPAGVGIAVTDGAAGVFEECEVVAAGQAGIAVRSGARPRFERCRVHHTGGAGLSATGEQSVLEAVGCEIYEVRGSGVHVTGRASAQLTDCDVHRTTADGITLDTDAVLTLADCRIHDIPENAVDLRSRSVLTLTRSTVQRFGRNGLSVWDPGTRVDAHQCEIHESTGDYPAVWISDGAAAVLDSCRVHDVPDALFVLDRGSRADVVDSDLSQVRNTAVSVSDGATAQLDDCRIREAATGAWFRDHGSGGTLSGCTIDGTQTGVIVTKGADPTVERCTVTGPAEAGFYVSAGGRGSFHGCRVSDSAGYGFHVIDGCRTHLKRCRTERCARGGYEFAEAVGGEAGTGSGPQVEDCTSDESSEVRAPAATGAPVRAATQTEGLLGAAPAPRRPAPAENEPQPASRASEVVLGELDTLVGLESVKREVRALTDMIEVGRRRREAGLKAASARRHLVFTGSPGTGKTTVARLYGEILAALGVLEKGHLVEVSRVDLVGEHIGSTAIRTQQAFERARGGVLFIDEAYALSPEDSGRDFGREAIDTLVKLMEDERDAVVVIVAGYTAEMERFLSVNPGVASRFSRVITFGDYAPEELLSIVGQQADEHEYRLTETASEALLKYFTAIPKGPAFGNGRTARQTFEAMVERHAGRVAQLSETTTDDLTLLLPEDLPALP, encoded by the coding sequence ATGGCACAGGGCACGGTCCAGGTGACGCACACCGGCACTTCGCGGTGGCGGCGCCGCACGGGCGAGTACGCCTCGCTCTCCGCCGCCCTGGAGGCCGCCTCCGACGGCGACGTCCTCACCGTGGCGCCGGGTACCTACCGGGAGAACCTGGTCGTACGGCGCGCGGTGACCCTGCGCGGCAGCGAGGGCGGTGCGGGCTCGGTGCGCATCGCGCCGAGCGAGGGCGTCCCGCTGACGGTGTGTGCCCCGGCCACCGTCCTCGGTCTGCAGATCGAGGGCCAGGACGGCTCGGCGCCCGCCCTGTTGATCGAGGACAGCACCCCCGAACTGACCGGCATACGGGTCGTGACCCGCTCCGCCGCGGGCATCGAGGTGCGCGGCGGCGCGCGCCCCACGGTGCGCCAGTGCACCGTCGACAATCCGGCGGGCGTCGGTATCGCCGTGACCGACGGCGCGGCCGGTGTCTTCGAGGAGTGCGAGGTCGTCGCGGCGGGCCAGGCGGGCATCGCGGTACGCTCGGGCGCCCGGCCCCGGTTCGAACGCTGCCGGGTGCACCACACCGGCGGGGCGGGTCTCTCGGCGACCGGCGAGCAGTCCGTACTGGAGGCCGTGGGCTGCGAGATCTACGAGGTGCGCGGCTCGGGGGTGCATGTCACCGGGCGGGCCAGTGCCCAGCTCACCGACTGCGACGTGCACCGCACCACGGCCGACGGCATCACCCTGGACACCGACGCGGTGCTCACCCTCGCCGACTGCCGTATCCACGACATCCCCGAGAACGCGGTGGACCTGCGCTCGCGTTCGGTGCTCACGCTGACCCGCTCCACCGTGCAGCGCTTCGGACGCAACGGTCTGTCGGTGTGGGACCCGGGCACCCGGGTCGACGCCCACCAGTGCGAGATCCACGAGAGCACCGGCGACTATCCGGCGGTCTGGATCAGCGACGGTGCCGCCGCGGTGCTCGACTCCTGCCGGGTGCACGACGTCCCGGACGCGCTGTTCGTCCTGGACCGCGGCTCCCGTGCGGACGTGGTCGACAGCGACCTCTCCCAAGTACGCAACACCGCGGTCTCGGTGAGCGACGGCGCCACCGCGCAGCTCGACGACTGCCGTATCCGCGAGGCGGCGACCGGGGCCTGGTTCCGTGACCACGGCAGCGGCGGCACCCTCTCGGGCTGCACCATCGACGGCACCCAGACCGGGGTCATCGTCACCAAGGGCGCCGATCCCACCGTGGAGCGCTGTACGGTCACCGGCCCCGCCGAGGCGGGCTTCTACGTCTCCGCCGGGGGCCGCGGCAGCTTCCACGGCTGCCGGGTCTCCGACAGCGCGGGCTACGGCTTCCACGTCATCGACGGCTGTCGTACGCATCTCAAGCGCTGCCGCACCGAGCGCTGCGCCCGCGGCGGTTACGAGTTTGCGGAAGCCGTCGGCGGCGAGGCGGGCACCGGTTCGGGTCCCCAGGTCGAGGACTGCACCAGCGACGAGAGCAGCGAGGTACGGGCCCCCGCCGCGACGGGCGCACCGGTGCGTGCCGCGACGCAGACCGAGGGGCTGCTCGGCGCCGCCCCGGCCCCGCGCCGGCCCGCGCCAGCGGAGAACGAGCCCCAGCCCGCCTCGCGCGCCTCGGAGGTGGTCCTCGGTGAACTCGACACCCTGGTCGGCCTGGAGAGCGTCAAGCGGGAGGTGCGGGCGCTCACCGACATGATCGAGGTGGGCAGGCGTCGCAGGGAGGCGGGCCTCAAAGCCGCCTCGGCCCGCCGCCACCTCGTCTTCACCGGGTCCCCCGGCACCGGCAAGACCACCGTGGCCCGCCTGTACGGCGAGATCCTCGCCGCCCTCGGGGTCCTGGAGAAGGGGCACTTGGTCGAGGTCTCCCGGGTCGACCTGGTCGGCGAGCACATCGGCTCGACCGCGATCCGTACCCAGCAGGCCTTCGAACGCGCCCGCGGCGGCGTGCTGTTCATCGACGAGGCGTACGCCCTGTCCCCGGAGGACTCCGGGCGCGACTTCGGGCGCGAGGCCATCGACACCCTGGTGAAGCTGATGGAGGACGAGCGGGACGCGGTGGTGGTGATCGTCGCCGGCTACACCGCCGAGATGGAGCGCTTCCTTTCGGTCAACCCCGGTGTCGCCTCCCGGTTCTCACGGGTCATCACCTTCGGCGACTACGCGCCCGAGGAGCTGCTGAGCATCGTGGGCCAGCAGGCCGACGAGCACGAGTACCGGCTCACCGAGACCGCCTCCGAGGCGCTGCTCAAGTACTTCACCGCGATTCCCAAGGGTCCGGCCTTCGGCAACGGCCGTACCGCGCGCCAGACTTTCGAGGCGATGGTCGAGCGGCACGCGGGCCGGGTCGCCCAGCTCTCCGAGACCACCACGGACGATCTGACCCTGCTCCTCCCGGAGGACCTGCCCGCGCTCCCCTGA
- a CDS encoding ABC transporter ATP-binding protein, whose amino-acid sequence MLELSGLTAGYHGGTVLHGLDLTVRPGTVHAVVGHNGAGKTTLVHTVAGLLRPSAGTVVLDGVALTGRRAHRVARAGVGLVPQGRRVFAGLSVAEHLRLSYRPPKDRDRKGRGEAWTPERVLELLPRLAERLGNKGSELSGGEQQMLALARALLGTPRVLLLDEPTEGLAPVLVRQIHELIRTLAGEGIASLLVSPSATLAVECADDVTVLTSGRAAARLDGDAVRTDPEPLHAALALTPAA is encoded by the coding sequence ATGCTCGAACTCAGCGGACTGACGGCCGGGTACCACGGCGGCACCGTGCTGCACGGCCTCGACCTGACGGTGCGGCCCGGCACCGTGCACGCCGTGGTCGGGCACAACGGCGCGGGCAAGACCACCCTCGTCCACACCGTCGCGGGACTTCTGCGCCCCTCCGCGGGCACCGTGGTCCTGGACGGCGTGGCGCTGACCGGGCGCAGGGCGCATCGGGTGGCCCGCGCCGGAGTCGGGCTCGTACCGCAGGGCCGCCGGGTCTTCGCCGGGCTGAGCGTCGCGGAGCATCTGCGCCTGTCGTACCGGCCGCCCAAGGACCGCGACCGCAAGGGGCGGGGCGAGGCCTGGACCCCGGAGCGGGTGCTCGAACTGCTGCCCCGGCTGGCCGAGCGGCTCGGCAACAAGGGCTCCGAACTCTCCGGCGGCGAACAGCAGATGCTCGCCCTCGCCCGCGCGCTGCTCGGCACCCCGCGGGTGCTGCTCCTGGACGAGCCGACCGAGGGACTGGCGCCCGTACTCGTCCGGCAGATCCACGAGTTGATACGGACCCTGGCGGGGGAGGGCATCGCCTCGCTCCTGGTCTCACCGAGCGCGACGCTGGCCGTCGAGTGCGCGGACGACGTCACCGTACTCACCTCGGGGCGGGCCGCCGCACGCCTGGACGGCGACGCGGTGCGCACCGACCCGGAGCCGCTGCACGCGGCGCTCGCACTCACTCCCGCCGCCTGA
- a CDS encoding ABC transporter substrate-binding protein, with translation MINALTARRSGRLRARTAGAALLALSVTAVAGCSGSAASSGDDDTLKVGMLVSLSGTYESVGKDMREGFQLYLDTHDDKLGGRKVELTLGDEGDGAPTAVPAANKLIKKDKVDVMTGIVGGGSFAAVQPLVTKNKVPLLATGGRPTKSDVSWIWTTSFLSEEPGGAIAKYIKDKVKGPVYAIGPDYQGGHDEMRGFTDAFDKVGGKLANQDGKTRWTPFPKTTNFTPYFNDIAKTDAKAVYCFYAGKAAIDFVKQYKQSDVADLPLYSPGFLTEGGTLPAEGNAAKDIYSVLNYAADLDNETNRKFAADWTAKHETPPTTYAMSAYDAAAVLDKAVADLDKDGKEITSETINEAIAGLGQIDSPRGTWEFSKKTHSPVQKWYLRQVRPDGKKLANVMVQDLATLGS, from the coding sequence ATGATCAACGCCCTCACCGCCCGCCGTTCCGGCCGTCTGAGAGCTCGCACGGCCGGGGCCGCGCTGCTCGCGCTGTCGGTCACCGCCGTCGCGGGGTGCAGCGGCAGCGCCGCCTCCTCGGGCGACGACGACACGCTCAAGGTGGGCATGCTGGTCTCGCTGTCGGGCACCTACGAGTCGGTCGGCAAGGACATGCGCGAGGGCTTCCAGCTCTACCTGGACACGCACGACGACAAGCTGGGCGGGCGCAAGGTCGAGCTGACCCTCGGCGACGAGGGCGACGGGGCGCCCACCGCGGTCCCGGCGGCGAACAAGCTCATCAAGAAGGACAAGGTCGACGTGATGACCGGCATCGTCGGCGGTGGCTCCTTCGCCGCCGTCCAGCCGCTGGTCACCAAGAACAAGGTCCCGCTGCTCGCCACCGGGGGCCGCCCCACCAAGTCCGACGTGAGCTGGATCTGGACCACCAGCTTCCTCTCCGAGGAGCCGGGCGGCGCCATCGCCAAGTACATCAAGGACAAGGTGAAGGGACCGGTCTACGCGATCGGCCCCGACTACCAGGGCGGCCACGACGAGATGCGCGGCTTCACCGACGCCTTCGACAAGGTCGGCGGCAAGCTCGCCAACCAGGACGGCAAGACCAGGTGGACGCCGTTCCCCAAGACCACCAACTTCACCCCGTACTTCAACGACATCGCCAAGACCGACGCCAAGGCGGTCTACTGCTTCTACGCGGGCAAGGCGGCCATCGACTTCGTCAAGCAGTACAAGCAGTCCGACGTCGCCGACCTGCCGCTGTACTCGCCGGGCTTCCTCACCGAGGGCGGCACGCTGCCCGCGGAGGGCAACGCGGCCAAGGACATCTACTCGGTGCTCAACTACGCGGCCGACCTCGACAACGAGACCAACCGCAAGTTCGCCGCCGACTGGACCGCCAAGCACGAGACGCCGCCCACCACCTACGCGATGTCCGCCTACGACGCCGCCGCGGTGCTCGACAAGGCCGTCGCCGACCTGGACAAGGACGGCAAGGAGATCACCTCCGAGACCATCAACGAGGCCATCGCCGGGCTCGGCCAGATCGACAGCCCGCGCGGCACCTGGGAGTTCAGCAAGAAGACGCACTCGCCGGTGCAGAAGTGGTACCTGCGCCAGGTGCGGCCGGACGGCAAGAAGCTGGCGAACGTCATGGTCCAGGACCTGGCGACGCTCGGTAGCTGA
- a CDS encoding ABC transporter ATP-binding protein: MSHGAGPEPAAATDRRIEAGPVPGTARPVLVLDGLTRRFGSLTALGGVSLRLRAGARHAVIGPNGAGKTTLLNLIAGTERPDEGTVVLDGRDLTRTAPARRARFGIARSFQQPTAIGELTVLDNVVLAGWRHRRGRERVEAATRQLAEVGLADMAHRRAAELSHGQRRLLDLAAALSCRPRLLLLDEPAAGLTDRDIARLLDVLGRLPDEVAMLLVEHHTEVVAQLADTVTVLKDGEALVTAATREALGHPAVREAYLGTGTSRCSNSAD, encoded by the coding sequence ATGAGCCACGGAGCCGGGCCGGAGCCCGCCGCGGCCACCGACCGCCGCATCGAGGCGGGGCCGGTCCCCGGCACGGCGCGTCCGGTGCTCGTCCTGGACGGGCTCACCCGGCGCTTCGGCAGCCTCACCGCGCTCGGCGGTGTCAGCCTGCGGCTTCGGGCCGGAGCACGGCACGCCGTCATCGGGCCCAACGGCGCGGGCAAGACCACCCTGCTCAACCTCATCGCCGGTACGGAACGCCCCGACGAGGGCACCGTCGTCCTGGACGGCCGCGATCTCACGCGTACCGCACCCGCCCGCCGGGCCCGGTTCGGTATCGCCCGCAGCTTCCAACAACCCACCGCCATAGGTGAGTTGACGGTGCTCGACAATGTGGTCCTTGCCGGGTGGCGGCACCGGCGAGGGCGGGAGCGCGTCGAGGCGGCCACCCGGCAACTGGCCGAAGTGGGTCTGGCGGACATGGCGCACCGAAGGGCCGCCGAGCTGTCCCACGGCCAGCGCAGGCTGCTCGACCTGGCCGCCGCGCTGTCCTGCCGCCCCCGCCTGCTGCTGCTCGACGAACCGGCGGCCGGGCTCACCGACCGGGACATCGCCCGCCTGCTCGACGTCCTCGGCCGACTGCCCGACGAGGTCGCGATGCTCCTGGTGGAGCACCACACCGAGGTGGTCGCCCAACTCGCCGACACCGTCACCGTGTTGAAGGACGGCGAGGCACTGGTGACCGCCGCCACCCGGGAGGCGCTCGGCCACCCCGCCGTCCGCGAGGCGTATCTAGGAACAGGGACCAGTCGATGCTCGAACTCAGCGGACTGA
- a CDS encoding ABC transporter permease, protein MGALDAQLVPAVDGVAYGLLLFVVAAGLSLAFGTAGVLNLAHGTLYAIGAYTGAELSDGTWGGLLLGLLAGTVAAGVAGALLSVAAEPLSRRGHLAQALLTFGLALMGGNLLIAWFGSDELPVRVPQALDASVTLLGHRYPAYRLVFIVMAVLLAGIGTWVLTRTRAGAAVRAAADDPEMLAVTGISPKAVHTGVLAAAGALAGAAGVLGAPIIGPGPGTSESVLMLSLVVVVLGGMRSLWGILLAAVAVGEVQTLGVSLAPELAPYLLFAAMAAALILRPQRVTLAQEPPPAAAAARPSASASVKDRPASGLSLLLARTPGPVRQLAPLAVLLALLATAPWVVDVYTLSLSSYALALGLVAVSSTVLTGYAGLPVLGQTAPFAVGAYITAIAADEGWTNVGPVQLALAGGAAALFAAVTGPAVIRARGTTVLMITLAVGELTSTAVAQMKSVTGGTDGFFDFPATVPLWGGEELSDEVAVYGYVLSAVAVVLVVTVLVLRSRAGQLLTGTRSAEARMRASGHPVSRYLLLAYIGGGALAGVGGSLLVAAQQYVSPADVGFEIAALAMLAAVIGGTTSVVGTLLGVGLIVGTRDWLSSAWPGHGPLLLGGLFVVSVYLLPRGLAGVRPPTVRRWTARSREASS, encoded by the coding sequence ATGGGCGCCCTCGACGCGCAGCTCGTCCCGGCGGTCGACGGGGTCGCCTACGGGCTGCTCCTGTTCGTGGTCGCCGCCGGGCTGAGCCTCGCCTTCGGCACGGCCGGGGTGCTCAACCTGGCGCACGGCACGCTGTACGCCATCGGCGCCTACACCGGCGCCGAACTGAGCGACGGCACCTGGGGCGGGCTGCTGCTCGGCCTGCTGGCCGGGACCGTGGCGGCGGGAGTGGCGGGCGCGCTGCTCTCCGTCGCCGCCGAACCGCTCTCCCGGCGGGGCCATCTGGCCCAGGCCCTGCTGACCTTCGGCCTGGCGCTGATGGGCGGCAACCTGCTCATCGCCTGGTTCGGCTCCGACGAACTGCCGGTACGGGTACCCCAGGCACTGGACGCCTCGGTGACCCTGCTCGGGCACCGCTATCCCGCGTACCGGCTCGTGTTCATCGTGATGGCGGTGCTGCTCGCGGGGATCGGTACCTGGGTGCTCACCCGCACCCGCGCGGGCGCCGCCGTACGCGCCGCGGCCGACGACCCGGAGATGCTGGCCGTCACCGGCATCAGCCCCAAGGCCGTACACACCGGTGTGCTCGCGGCGGCCGGGGCACTGGCCGGTGCGGCCGGGGTGCTCGGCGCGCCCATCATCGGCCCGGGGCCCGGCACTTCGGAGAGCGTGCTGATGCTCTCGCTGGTCGTGGTCGTCCTCGGCGGGATGCGCTCGCTGTGGGGCATCCTCCTCGCGGCTGTCGCCGTCGGCGAGGTGCAGACCCTGGGTGTCTCGCTGGCCCCGGAGCTGGCGCCCTACCTGCTCTTCGCCGCGATGGCCGCGGCCCTGATCCTGCGCCCGCAGCGCGTGACACTCGCGCAGGAGCCGCCCCCCGCGGCGGCCGCGGCCCGCCCGTCCGCCTCGGCCTCCGTCAAGGACCGGCCCGCCTCCGGGCTCTCGCTGCTGCTCGCCCGCACGCCCGGGCCGGTGCGTCAACTCGCCCCGCTGGCCGTGCTGTTGGCGCTCCTTGCCACAGCGCCCTGGGTCGTGGACGTGTACACACTCTCGCTGTCCAGCTACGCCCTGGCGCTCGGCCTGGTCGCCGTCAGCTCCACCGTCCTCACGGGGTACGCGGGGCTCCCGGTCCTCGGCCAGACGGCACCCTTCGCGGTGGGCGCGTACATCACCGCGATCGCCGCCGACGAGGGCTGGACGAACGTGGGGCCGGTCCAACTCGCCCTGGCGGGCGGCGCCGCGGCCCTGTTCGCCGCGGTGACCGGACCGGCGGTGATCCGGGCCCGGGGCACCACGGTCCTGATGATCACGCTGGCCGTCGGCGAGCTGACCAGTACCGCCGTCGCCCAGATGAAGTCCGTCACCGGCGGCACCGACGGCTTCTTCGACTTCCCCGCGACGGTGCCCCTGTGGGGCGGCGAGGAACTGTCCGACGAGGTCGCCGTCTACGGGTACGTCCTCAGCGCCGTCGCCGTCGTCCTCGTGGTCACCGTGCTCGTACTCCGGTCCCGCGCGGGCCAGTTGCTCACCGGCACCCGCAGCGCCGAGGCACGGATGCGGGCCAGCGGACACCCGGTCTCCCGCTATCTGCTGCTCGCCTACATCGGCGGCGGTGCCCTCGCGGGCGTCGGCGGTTCGCTGCTCGTGGCGGCGCAGCAGTACGTCTCGCCCGCCGATGTCGGCTTCGAGATCGCCGCCCTCGCCATGCTCGCCGCCGTCATCGGGGGCACCACCTCCGTCGTCGGCACCCTGCTCGGCGTCGGGTTGATCGTGGGCACCCGTGACTGGCTGTCGAGCGCCTGGCCAGGGCACGGTCCGCTGCTGCTCGGCGGGCTCTTCGTGGTGTCCGTGTATCTGCTGCCGCGCGGGCTCGCCGGAGTCCGGCCGCCCACGGTCCGCCGCTGGACGGCCCGGTCCCGGGAGGCCTCCTCATGA
- a CDS encoding monooxygenase: MLGGSVAVVGGSIAGCATALAAVRGGADKVTIIERAAGQLEERGVGVSLQGQRYAELEAAGYVDADIPWGALNRRVWTVRDGEAPLGRAISVQDFPFRAYSWGSLWSELRSRVPGQVEYRSGVSVTSVDEQPDGVDLEFADGGRERFDVVIGADGYRSVVRDTMFPGLKPTYAGYLGWRGATVGTPECPPEVAADLEWTDLRTVVFPGGHCVLYLIPDGAGGVRVNWVLYTTPPEHLAVPLDLRTPTSLPPGRLTTELSDFARDLVSKHFPPFWAECVLRTPREESFIQPIYDLEVPHYATGRLALAGDAATVARPHTGGGAVKALQDALVLENSWREGGSWQEIAATYDEDRTALGASIVDLGRRFGQVQVVDTPNWEAMRTPDFDAWWTQQNGGSDRSSGYGGHALKQRG; this comes from the coding sequence ATGCTTGGTGGCAGTGTGGCCGTCGTGGGCGGCAGCATCGCGGGATGTGCGACGGCGCTGGCCGCGGTCCGCGGCGGTGCCGACAAGGTCACCATCATCGAGCGGGCGGCCGGTCAACTCGAGGAACGCGGCGTGGGCGTGAGCCTGCAGGGCCAGCGCTACGCCGAACTGGAGGCCGCCGGATACGTCGACGCCGACATCCCGTGGGGCGCGCTGAACCGCCGTGTGTGGACCGTACGGGACGGTGAGGCGCCGCTCGGCCGTGCCATCAGCGTGCAGGACTTCCCGTTCCGGGCGTACTCGTGGGGCTCGCTCTGGAGCGAACTGCGCAGCCGGGTGCCGGGGCAGGTCGAGTACCGCTCGGGCGTGAGCGTCACGTCCGTCGACGAACAACCGGACGGTGTGGACCTGGAGTTCGCGGACGGCGGCCGGGAGCGGTTCGATGTCGTGATCGGCGCGGACGGCTACCGTTCGGTGGTCCGGGACACCATGTTCCCCGGCCTGAAGCCCACTTACGCGGGGTACCTCGGCTGGCGCGGCGCCACCGTGGGCACCCCCGAGTGCCCTCCGGAGGTCGCCGCCGACCTGGAGTGGACGGACCTGCGTACCGTGGTCTTCCCCGGTGGCCACTGCGTGCTCTACCTGATCCCGGACGGCGCGGGCGGCGTCCGCGTGAACTGGGTGCTGTACACCACCCCGCCCGAGCACCTGGCGGTCCCTCTCGATCTGCGGACCCCGACCTCGCTGCCGCCGGGCCGTCTCACGACCGAACTCAGCGACTTCGCACGGGACTTGGTGAGCAAGCACTTCCCGCCGTTCTGGGCCGAGTGCGTGCTGCGCACCCCGCGCGAGGAGTCCTTCATCCAGCCCATCTACGACCTGGAAGTGCCGCATTACGCGACCGGGCGGCTGGCCCTGGCCGGCGACGCCGCCACCGTGGCGCGGCCGCACACCGGCGGCGGGGCGGTGAAGGCGCTGCAGGACGCGCTGGTCCTGGAGAACTCCTGGCGCGAGGGCGGGAGTTGGCAGGAGATCGCCGCGACCTACGACGAGGACCGGACCGCGCTGGGGGCCTCGATAGTCGACCTCGGCCGAAGGTTCGGGCAGGTCCAGGTGGTCGACACCCCCAACTGGGAGGCCATGCGCACCCCGGACTTCGACGCCTGGTGGACCCAGCAGAACGGTGGCTCCGACCGCAGCAGCGGGTACGGCGGCCACGCTCTGAAGCAGCGCGGCTGA